A part of Candida albicans SC5314 chromosome 2, complete sequence genomic DNA contains:
- the SPR3 gene encoding septin (Septin; mutant has no obvious phenotype), with the protein MRSKVKNSSVSPTTINDISTQSSPGLSTLVISLPESPHKFSNPIDIISKKSSIKSFKSVKIINTSEITSPLLNSANKYLNPTTQSNHCTSDLEDSKKAGLNCLPYQCEKNSNVMGGKFSLMVAGARGTGKSSFVNCLFGNELLVENCDTANREFLDINHFELTENGFTLNLQIIETVNYSNFFDKGFKSDSLCAFVDEKFKAFLYQSRQPRRESLIDSRVHCCVYFLTQTVNSISDLDIQTMKKLSTRTNLIPVVAKADMLTEIELHNFKNLVRTTLEKHEIETCQSISNEKLVQEINMKIPLSVISSSSSPSEINSNGKIDRVRKYPWCLLDIENESWCDFHYFRKLLLEENMLEFVASTEVYYEQFRNNFLSGNIIGTLTDRSTNQCKAQNSSNKENFNYYQDQHDKLKAKKLSLIQYQKKLQNEIRCLEGKRAELQVFVNNYESSNFGNQDSLKEITNNGYNLSCQPTPSANSLGVEMSSSSDTFISQ; encoded by the coding sequence ATGAGATCAAAAGTAAAAAATTCCAGTGTTAGTCCAACAACTATTAATGATATCTCCACACAAAGTAGTCCAGGTTTAAGTACGCTTGTAATTTCATTACCAGAGTCGCCACATAAATTCTCTAATCCAATTGATAtcatttccaaaaaaaGTTCTATTAAAAGCTTTAAAAGtgtcaaaatcatcaatactCTGGAAATAACAAGTCCCCTTTTGAATAGTGCCAATAAATACTTGAATCCAACAACACAATCCAATCATTGTACATCTGACTTGGAAGATTCTAAAAAAGCTGGTTTAAATTGTTTGCCATATCAATGTGAAAAGAATTCAAATGTCATGGGCGGcaaattttctttaatgGTGGCGGGTGCTAGAGGTACTGGGAAATCAAGTTTTGtgaattgtttatttggtAATGAGTTGTTAGTTGAGAACTGTGACACTGCCAATAGAGAGTTTCTCGATATCAATCATTTTGAATTAACTGAGAATGGATTCACTTTAAATTtacaaataattgaaacTGTAAATTATAGTAATTTCTTTGACAAGGGGTTCAAATCGGATTCATTATGTGCTTTTGTGGATGAGAAATTTAAGGCTTTCCTTTATCAAAGTAGGCAGCCAAGAAGAGAAAGTTTAATTGACTCAAGAGTGCATTGTtgtgtttattttttaaccCAAACAGTCAACTCGATATCAGATTTGGATATCCAGACCATGAAGAAGTTATCAACTAGAACAAATTTAATTCCAGTTGTAGCCAAAGCAGATATGTTAACAGAAATTGAGTTACACAACTTTAAAAATCTAGTTAGAACAACATTGGAAAAGCATGAAATAGAAACTTGTCAATCTATCTCgaatgaaaaattagtGCAAGAAATTAATATGAAAATCCCCTTGTCAGTCATTTCCTCCTCTTCCTCACCACTGGAAATTAATAGCAATGGAAAAATCGATAGAGTTCGAAAATATCCTTGGTGTTTATTAGATATAGAAAATGAATCTTGGTGTGATTTCCATTATTTCAGAAAACTCTTGTTAGAAGAGAACATGTTAGAATTTGTGGCATCGACTGAAGTGTACTATGAGCAATTTAGGAACAATTTTCTAAGTGGTAATATAATTGGAACCCTAACTGACAgatcaacaaatcaatgCAAAGCTCAAAATTCTAGTAATAAGGAAAATTTTAACTATTATCAAGATCAACATGATAAACTAAAAGCAAAGAAACTATCTTTGATCCAATACCAAAAGAAGTTGCAAAATGAAATTCGCTGTTTGGAAGGTAAACGAGCAGAATTGCAAGTTTTTGTTAACAACTATGAATCATCAAACTTTGGAAATCAAGATTCTTTGAAAGAAATTACCAACAATGGCTATAATTTATCTTGTCAACCAACTCCGTCGGCAAATTCTTTGGGTGTTGAAATGTCATCATCTTCTGATACGTTTATTTCCCAATAA
- the FMO1 gene encoding Fmo1p (Putative oxidoreductase; mutation confers hypersensitivity to toxic ergosterol analog, and to amphotericin B) — protein sequence MSTITLTRESHKNPSKFRINHQDELDILGPNRKDRYAINDKLPTITTSSKLAIIGAGFGGMAGAIKTMEKYDEHDIQIFERHDNFGGTWYANTYPGCASDIPALWYSFSFALTSNWSRIQPPQYEMEEYILRVAEKFKLKEKTRFQTEINKVEWDDVNGEWTLYAHDVKTGQRIIHKSKLLLACQGGLVHPLHFDAKGLENFKGPYMHSALWDHSVDFRGKKVVVIGNGCSANQTVPALLNDPQYNVGSLTQISRSKHYIMRPLPKLIYTLYRLFSFNYFTMYFFRLMFIFFSELKVPLFKGEGIISNYVRKLTTEASVSYIKEVAPEKYHDKLIPDYKIGCKRLIFDYNYVPSLKDPRIDIKTERIDKVVEDGILLESGEHIEADIIVACTGYNLSKSHFNFEIVGRKGADITQLWKEEGASAYRTLLIKHCPNLWTIGGTNSITGHASVVMGIENGVDYFLKTAKPVFQGKAKSVQVKDEAYDNWLTTLQKEINKSVFGTPFGGCVSWYSGAKVNSISYPWSQLHYWWKTQFPTYRDLNYEPLDENKKRR from the coding sequence ATGTCAACTATCACTTTAACAAGAGAATCTCACAAGAACCCATCAAAATTCAGAATCAACCACCAAGATGAATTGGACATTTTAGGTCCAAATCGTAAGGATCGGTATGCTATCAACGATAAATTACCAACTATAACCACTTCTTCCAAACTTGCTATTATTGGTGCTGGGTTTGGTGGTATGGCCGGTGCAATCAAAACTATGGAAAAATATGACGAACAtgatattcaaatttttgaaagacATGACAACTTTGGTGGTACTTGGTACGCTAATACTTATCCAGGCTGTGCTAGTGATATTCCTGCTTTGTGgtattcattttcatttgctTTGACATCCAATTGGAGTAGAATTCAACCGCCACAATATGAAATGGAAGAGTACATTTTACGTGTTGCTGAAAAgttcaaattgaaagaaaaaacaagatTCCAAACTGAAATCAACAAAGTTGAATGGGATGATGTTAATGGTGAATGGACTTTATATGCACACGATGTTAAAACTGGTCAAAGAATTATTCATAAAAGTAAGCTTTTACTTGCATGCCAAGGTGGGTTAGTTCATCCATTACATTTTGATGCTAAAGGattggaaaatttcaaGGGTCCATACATGCATTCTGCTCTTTGGGATCATTCTGTTGATTTTAGAGGgaaaaaagttgttgttattggtaATGGGTGTAGTGCTAATCAAACTGTCCCAGCCTTGCTCAATGATCCTCAATACAATGTTGGTTCATTGACTCAAATCTCCAGATCCAAACATTACATTATGAGACCACTTCctaaattgatttacaCGCTTTACCGtttgttttcattcaattacTTCACAATGTATTTTTTCAGATTgatgtttatttttttctccgAATTGAAGGTTCCATTGTTCAAAGGTGAAGGAATCATTTCCAATTATGTACGTAAATTAACTACTGAAGCATCTGTTCTGTACATCAAAGAAGTTGCCCCAGAAAAATATCACGATAAGCTTATTCCAGATTACAAAATTGGTTGCAAaagattgatttttgattataaCTACGTTCCATCTTTGAAAGATCCTAGAATTGACATTAAAACCGAACGCATTgataaagttgttgaagatgGTATTTTGTTAGAAAGTGGTGAACATATTGAAGCTGACATTATTGTTGCTTGTACTGGTTATAACTTGAGCAAAAGtcattttaattttgaaatagtTGGACGTAAAGGTGCTGATATTACTCAGCTTtggaaagaagaaggtGCAAGTGCTTATAGAACTCTTTTGATCAAACACTGTCCAAATCTCTGGACAATTGGCGGCACTAACTCAATCACTGGTCATGCTTCAGTTGTTATGGGTATTGAAAATGGTGTTGACTATTTCCTCAAGACTGCTAAACCTGTTTTCCAAGGAAAGGCAAAATCTGTTCAAGTTAAAGATGAAGCTTACGATAACTGGCTTACTACTcttcaaaaagaaatcaacaaGTCCGTTTTTGGTACTCCATTTGGTGGTTGTGTGTCTTGGTACTCTGGTGCAAAAGTCAATTCTATCTCGTACCCTTGGAGTCAGCTTCATTACTGGTGGAAAACTCAATTTCCTACCTACAGAGATTTGAATTATGAACCATTAGAtgaaaacaagaaaagaagataa